atttaTATGATTGTTTACCGTGACtcgccaatctctctctctctctctctctctctctctctctctctctctctctctctctctctctctctctctctctctcactatttcaACCGTATAAGAACGAATTGCATCATgatttaccctctctctctctctctctctctctctctctctctctctctctctctctctctctatctctatctctagaACCCTaatatcatcactaccattaccacgaAACATcaccacaataataacaataataataataataatagtgataatagtgatgctgatgctgatgatgatgatgatgatgatgggtcGTAAAAGGCAACCATCATtatctgtggtggtgatggtggtggagcaaCAATAATGGCTTAATGGGCGGGTGTTAATGGGCTCGTGATTAGAAAGTTGGAGATTGTGCGGGAAACTTTCggagggaaaaagatgagagagagagagagagaggggggaggggggagagggtggagacaaaaagaagaagacgaagatgatggagaaagatgattaggtggtggtggtggtggtggtggtggtggtggtggtggtgatggtgaagggaaaaaattatgaaggaggggtgggggaaaaaaatgaaaatggggaaatgaggaggaagggggaaaaaaatgtgtaaggGAATTAGATATgggtagggtggtggtggtggtggtggtggtgagggaaaatgatgaagtgaaaaaaaaaaggaaaatattaatgattggaaatgcaaggaaatatcaaatgaaaggaaacagaaaaggaaacaggaaaaatgcgtgatgatggaaaaaaattattaaaaagacaaaaagatagagataacaggaaaaaaaagagaaatacgaaaagaaggaaaacacaggaaaatagaaaatggagattCTTAATTGGTgcttaaaaggaaaaatatcttggggttttaaaagaagatagagcatttttagtcagtcagtcagtcagtcagtcagtcagtcagtcacccacgtacccagccagccacccagtcagtcagtcagtcagtcagtcagtcagtcagtcagtcagcaatcaccaccacacacacacacacacacacacacacacacacacacacacacacacacacacacacacacacacacacacacacacacacacacctgtgggAATCACCTGAGCGCGACTGGTGATAGCCTCGTGTGCATTTGTATACCTGTTAATAGAAGTCTGCGTAACActgcccctctctccccccccctctctctctctctctctctctctctctctctctctctctctctctctctctctctctctctctctctctctctctctctctctctctcgtacattctttcctcccttatgtaacgtctctctctctctcccttatttttttttctccgttctgcttctttcctcccctctcttcttccctccctccctccctccctttctcccttctctcctccccctccctcccttctttcctccctccttcccttctatattgaaggaaagagagtgtGAAATAGTgaaggttggagagagagagagagagagagagagagagagagagagagagagagagagagagagagagagagagaggaagcgtaATATGACTCGGTGTTTTATCggaattattatttattattattattattattattattattattattattattattattattattatcaattatttcatttttctacaACCTGactataatttattttcattgcagttattgactctctctctctctctctctctctctctctctctctctctctctctctctctctctctctctctctctctctttatctaaaTGGTTTTCATTAAAGGAAGTCGTCGTTTTCTATTACCgctcattttcttccatctcccgttttctttcgtaatAGAAGCTGTCTGAaatttcctccgttttctgttgttgttttctttcttgttttcttgatcgtatgttattctgttttcattttatttgttattttcttatttcttattttctttttttccttcccattttctgttactttttttcttttttcttgattatattttcttttttcagatttttattatttttctttttctttcacttttatattgtcattattattattattattattattattattattattattattattattattattattattattattattatgtgttatctccgttttctataCGTGTAAAAAAAACGGGGATAAACTTTTATAATGTGTTACCTTTTGTTACGAAACTcaccgttgagagagagagagagagagagagagagagagagagagagagagagagagagagagagagagagagagagagagagaatgtcgaaAGCTTTGTTCTAGCGGAGGgagcatcaggaggaggaggagaaggaggaagaggaagaggaggaggaatttgaaGAAGAtacggaggaagaaaaggagatgaagaaaatatagatgaagaggaggaagaggaggaagaggaggaggaggagaagcaatatattatagagaaagaggaagaggaaaatgatgatgaagaggaggaggaggatgaagaaaaataaatgggaggaggaggagagaaaaataagaggagaaagaaggaagaaggtaaagaataggaggaagaagaggaggaagaggaggaggaggaagaagaaaatgaagaacagaattaagataaggatgaggaagaagatggaaaggaggagaaggaggagtaagaagataaacaggagatgggggaggaggaagatgaataggaggaggaggaggaggaggaggaggaggaggagtagcaatTTCTGTGATAGCGATAAATGAGtgtaatgatgagagagagagagagagagagagagagagagagagagagagagagagagagagagagagagagagagagagagagaatcatttctACTCAACcccagagaaaaaaataaaataaaataaataaaggaataaataataaataaacaaaatcattatatagtacaaaaatatttattcttcatcatttctttatatttttttttatcattttattttatttatattgtgaaGTGCGGAATAGGAAATTATAatgtgctcgtgtgtgtgtgtgtgtgtgtgtgtgtgtgtgtgtgtgtgtgtgtgtgtgtgtgtgtgtgtgtgtgtgtgtgtgtgtgtactttctcctgtgtgtgtacAATTTCACCGTTACATCCAGCCATCTTACGAAACAGTTTCATGTACGCACACAAcccatgtacgtgtgtgtgtatgtatgtgtatgtgcacttatgtgtgtgtaaggtagcaaaagtaaagagagagagagagagagagagagagagagagagagagagagagagagagagagagagagagaaacataaatctctacaagaacaagaactaaagcaggtaaaaaatatatcattaaaaaagtataaaaagtaCAAAACCAAACACTGAATACAGGAAAACCACACCTGTACACAAAACACAGGTGAGGCGGACTAATTAACCAgagccagtcagtcaggtgAAGGAGGACAGGTGTGCAGACAAACAATCACACCTGCAACTTTCACCTTCAGTAAATGCGGCAGGTATTCGGAAGGTGGGGTGGTAATTAAGGACAGGTGGGCAGGTGTGTTAGTGGTAGCCGCCTCCATAAGGCCTGAAGGTAACAGGGGCGCCGTATTCGTGTGGGTACTGCGCCTCTCCGTAGTACTGCACGTCAGCCACGAAGCCGTTATGATGGTCAGCCACGTAGTTCACCTGTGTGGGGGAGTGCAGGTGTGTTAACCCTTTGATTTGGCGTGATATTTTGGTAACTGTGGTGAATTGTTGGACTGAAGActaagaagtaaaagaagaagttGATTTAATTCTTGTTGGATAATTTGTTAAGATTTTATATGTGTTGCAGGTGTTGGTCTGTGTTATCCAGGTGTTAATTAGTGTGACATGTACGGTAGAAATGCAGGTGTTAAGAATAAGACGATGATTTAATTCATTCACAACAAGTTAAGATTTGACATGTGTTTCAGGTGTTGGTCTGTGCTATCCAGGTGTTAATTAGTGTGACACCTGTACGGTAGAGATTCAGGTGTTAATTACTCACCAAGTCTTAATTACTCGGATGTTAATTCACCTACCAGATTCAAATAAGTGAGAAAACATTTAACCCTTCACTTTTACCTTTTAACCCTTCACTTTAACCCGCAAAATCCGACTGGCCTTTTAAGACAGGTGAACTCACTCTAACCCAACTAGAAACCCTAACTAGATATTTTTTGACGGGAAATTTTACGagacacaacacacagctcCTTGATTTTAAGACAGCACCTGTGAAACATTGCAAAACCATGTAATTTTAGCCTAAGTGAGGGATTAACGCGGCCGCCAGAACCAGACGGCAAAGAATTTAGAACCTTACCGTCTGCTTGCGGCCGTCGGGGAGTTGCACAGTGTAGGACCCCTTCACCGTGTTACCGTCGCTGTTTTCCTCCTGGCCGAAGTCTGTGCCGGCATAGTCATCCTTCACTCCGTAGGCGAAGTTGTACGGCATGCCAGGCTaaggggcggcggcggggggagggggtacAGGTGTAGATAAGTCACAGGTGTATTATCAAGGTACGTGTGGAGTTAATTATTCAGGTATCCAAGTTTAGGCAGGTGAGCAGGTGATATAGACAGAtatggacaggtagatagatagatgtaaacaaatattAAATAGACAGGTGTGAAGTCATTTATAGAGGTGCATACACGGCTAGACAGGTAGAATATATTTGAATTTAATTAAGGTAGACAGGTGTAGCCAGGTAAATAGACAGGTATAGACAGGAGGAAAGGTATACAGGTGTGTTGAAAGCAAGAATTGAACTGAACATTGATTAACAGGTGtttatagatagacagatggacaggtgaGAAAGTAATTATATTGACAGACAGGTGTtggcaggtagacagacaggtattCACTAGATAAACAGGTGGAAAATTAATTACAGAGGTACTTAAGTTTAGACAGGTAAAAAGATATACTTGGACGTAATTAAGGCAAGCAGGTggacaggtgacaggtgttgACAGGTAAATAAAAGACAGGTAGATTGGGAGTAATCACGAAGGTGTAAATAGACAAATGTGAAGCTCTATAGACGTTAATTAGTAGAAAGGTAGAGAGATTGACAGGTAAGAAAGTACTATTGTTTGTATAATtgaccaggtgagagagagagagagagagagagagagagagagagagagagagagagagagagagagagagagagagagagagagattgataaaacattgaatgagaaacaaataaaaaaagaaattgattaATGAACAAAATATTTCCTTATAAATTCTCGTGTGAAAAAATCTGAATGAACTAATaaaacaaacagacggacaaacacacacacacacagacagacagacagacagacagacagacagacagagatagaaagagaaagatatattattctgacgtgtgtgtgtgtgtgtgtgtgtgtgtgtgtgtgtgtgtgtgtgtgtgtgtgtgtgtgtgtgtgtgtgtgttttatccctCTCTTTAAAATGCTTTCATGTTTTTGATGGAATAAAAGTAAatggtggaagagaaaaatattatttgtatttggcttaaagctgtgtgtgtgtgtgtgtgtgtgtgtgtgtgtgtgtgtgtgtgtgtgtgtgtgtgtgtgtgtgtgtgtgtgtgtgtgtgtgtgtgtttagagagagagtgccagtgATGTGTACGTAGTTACATAGatgaaaggtaagagagagagagagagagagagagagagagagagagagagagagaggggggggttacCTGTTTGTATGGTTGTGGTTGGTAGCCACTTGAGGGCATTGATGCAACACCTGCAATCAGGACGGCGAGGCAGACACACAcctgcgtagtagtagtagtagtagtagtagtagtagtagtagtagtagtagtagtcaataTAAGCAAGATGAGACAAACATTAAATTTCATTAAGTTTGGGTGAAGACAGTTGTAAGATGCTTAGgtaaagacaaaacaagaaacaaaaaaaataaataaataagacgaggggaggaaggagataaagaagagtaaatacaaagaagacaaaagacataaaaaaaaagaagtgagggaatagataaaataaaaaaaatatatatatatataaatcagaCTTAGAATAAATAAACCTGATTTACCACCTTAGACATTGTGGATCAGGTGGAGGTGGATAGCTGACTGTAAGCtgcgtgggtggaggaggaggagtgatgtgaGGAGCAGGTAcatctttctctttatatacacccagagagagagagagagagagagagagagagagagagagagagtgtgtttgtgtgtgcgtatgaGAAGCTGTGAAGGAGGGTGGAGCAAAGATGGTGTGACCTTGAATgtgataaaactctctctctctctctctctctctctctctctctctctctctctctctctctctctctctctctctctctctctggatgaggTAATGTTTCTATGGGACCTGTTTTTTGCTCCTTAAGTTACGTAtcatattgtttgtttgtttgtttgtttgtttgtttgtttatgtgtctgtgtatctatctatttgtctatctcagtctatctttctgtctacctatctatatcagtttatttatttatctatctgtctgtctgtctgtctgtctgtctgtctgtctcttcatttttaatttcttgtctTCAAATTTTAATCTATtataatttcttcttattttttccttctttccttctttatttccgtgtgttttccctttttttcgttattttcctcttttattgctttccttctcgttcctccttttttttcaagatttgtttctcatttttctcttctttcatttcctcttttttcttcttaatttgtCGATTTAATCCCT
The sequence above is drawn from the Scylla paramamosain isolate STU-SP2022 chromosome 44, ASM3559412v1, whole genome shotgun sequence genome and encodes:
- the LOC135094022 gene encoding cuticle protein-like isoform X2, coding for MSKVCVCLAVLIAGVASMPSSGYQPQPYKQPGMPYNFAYGVKDDYAGTDFGQEENSDGNTVKGSYTVQLPDGRKQTVNYVADHHNGFVADVQYYGEAQYPHEYGAPVTFRPYGGGYH
- the LOC135094022 gene encoding cuticle protein-like isoform X1, which gives rise to MSKVVCVCLAVLIAGVASMPSSGYQPQPYKQPGMPYNFAYGVKDDYAGTDFGQEENSDGNTVKGSYTVQLPDGRKQTVNYVADHHNGFVADVQYYGEAQYPHEYGAPVTFRPYGGGYH